A stretch of the Tardiphaga sp. 709 genome encodes the following:
- a CDS encoding ROK family protein encodes MAEDTMTTVGIGNHGAKRLPSVDVDTFNIELKDDNGFLGDRASKGAFQRILDDLRKPLKKNGDDPLGKKAANEISKSSLDEILLGDDVAAAALVHGAIEEFARELAYVTQRFFKTKAWADTECIVVGGGFRQSRVGELVIARTDIILKAEDLKVALVPIRFHPDEAGLIGCLHLAPSWIFEGYDSILAVDIGGSNIRCGVVETAWKKSKDLSKASVWKSDLWRHADDEPTREGAIKRLVKMLKDLISAADKEGLKLAPFIGISCPGVINEDGTIAKGAQNLPGNWESSKFNLPALLAEGIPTIGDHDTAVLMHNDGVVQGLSEVPFMQDFERWGVLTIGTGLGNARFTNRKKETKKDKAKDDKKEKD; translated from the coding sequence ATGGCTGAAGACACAATGACGACCGTCGGCATCGGCAATCACGGTGCCAAGCGGCTGCCATCCGTTGACGTGGACACGTTCAACATCGAGCTGAAGGACGACAACGGCTTTCTCGGTGACCGCGCCAGCAAGGGCGCGTTTCAGCGCATACTGGATGATCTCAGAAAGCCATTGAAGAAAAACGGCGACGATCCGCTCGGCAAAAAGGCTGCCAACGAGATCAGTAAATCCAGCCTTGACGAAATCCTGCTTGGCGACGATGTGGCCGCGGCTGCACTCGTTCATGGTGCGATCGAAGAATTCGCGCGGGAGCTGGCTTATGTCACGCAGCGCTTCTTCAAGACGAAGGCCTGGGCAGATACGGAATGCATCGTGGTCGGCGGCGGTTTCCGCCAGAGCCGTGTCGGGGAACTTGTTATTGCGCGCACGGACATTATTCTCAAGGCCGAGGATCTCAAGGTTGCGTTGGTGCCTATCCGTTTTCATCCAGATGAAGCCGGCCTGATCGGTTGCCTGCATCTGGCGCCGTCGTGGATTTTCGAAGGTTACGACAGCATTCTTGCGGTCGACATCGGCGGCTCCAACATCCGTTGCGGTGTGGTCGAAACCGCATGGAAGAAATCGAAGGATCTGTCCAAGGCCTCGGTGTGGAAATCTGATCTCTGGAGACATGCCGATGACGAGCCGACGCGTGAAGGCGCCATCAAACGGCTGGTGAAGATGCTGAAGGATCTGATCTCCGCCGCCGACAAGGAAGGCCTCAAGCTGGCGCCGTTCATCGGCATCTCGTGCCCGGGGGTGATCAACGAAGACGGCACCATCGCGAAGGGAGCGCAGAATCTTCCGGGTAATTGGGAAAGCAGCAAGTTCAACCTGCCGGCCTTGCTCGCCGAAGGCATTCCCACAATCGGGGATCACGATACTGCGGTGCTCATGCACAATGACGGCGTTGTCCAAGGCCTCAGTGAAGTCCCTTTCATGCAGGACTTCGAACGATGGGGCGTGCTGACGATCGGAACGGGGCTGGGCAATGCCCGCTTCACCAACCGCAAGAAAGAAACGAAGAAAGACAAGGCCAAGGACGATAAGAAAGAAAAGGATTGA
- a CDS encoding GNAT family N-acetyltransferase, protein MIIRPAEPADRTDIWSVIEPTIRAGTTYALDPLMTKDDALSYWHGPDKRTFVAVRQGQIVGSYYLRANQDGGGSHVANCGYMTLASAQGGGVARKMCLHSLDYARSSGFRAMQFNCVVSNNTRAVKLWTTLGFAIVGRLPEAFRLPTGEYVDALVMFRKLDTR, encoded by the coding sequence CTGATCATTCGCCCGGCTGAGCCGGCAGACCGGACAGATATCTGGTCGGTCATCGAGCCGACCATCCGTGCAGGCACGACCTACGCCCTGGACCCCCTGATGACGAAGGACGATGCTTTGTCCTACTGGCACGGTCCAGATAAACGAACCTTCGTTGCCGTGCGCCAAGGCCAGATCGTGGGATCCTATTATCTCCGTGCCAACCAGGACGGTGGTGGCAGCCACGTGGCCAATTGCGGCTACATGACGCTGGCGAGCGCGCAAGGCGGCGGTGTGGCGCGCAAGATGTGCCTACACTCGCTCGACTATGCCAGAAGTTCCGGATTTCGCGCGATGCAATTCAACTGTGTCGTGAGCAACAACACGCGCGCGGTGAAACTCTGGACCACGCTCGGCTTCGCGATCGTCGGACGGTTGCCTGAGGCTTTTCGGCTTCCGACTGGCGAATATGTTGATGCGCTCGTGATGTTTCGCAAGCTTGACACTCGATGA
- a CDS encoding PstS family phosphate ABC transporter substrate-binding protein gives MLLTARACAVSLALLAPLAVAAPAAAESFAVDPAIPSYAPDNAKPVAGAAYLTSDGAIRIGGAVHAKFVVERANALYAQTHPAAKLVDVSAGAETAIPNLTYNRILVGSMGRPIKLLEAAGFKSAFGAEPIEIRVAHAANDTSQHLATSLAVYVHRDNPITQLTTKQVAQILTIGNDGGDFSRWGQLGLKGDWTKRLIHPLGTPQYSGFGTWMLANRLDGKPYSTRYEEYSSTDELLKRLESEPGGITVAAIGRETDRIKQVAVAETPGGPFIKGTPTEIQVNKYPYSRYLYFYARREADGKIDPVAADYLKLLLSKEGQDIFAAQANGYIPLNAADAAIERAKLDQ, from the coding sequence ATGCTTCTCACTGCCCGCGCCTGCGCGGTGTCACTGGCCCTGCTGGCGCCGCTTGCTGTTGCCGCACCGGCCGCAGCCGAATCTTTCGCGGTAGATCCCGCAATTCCCTCTTATGCCCCGGACAACGCCAAGCCTGTGGCCGGCGCAGCCTATCTGACATCAGACGGGGCGATCCGGATCGGCGGTGCCGTGCACGCCAAATTCGTCGTAGAACGCGCCAACGCGCTGTATGCGCAAACCCATCCCGCCGCCAAGCTGGTCGACGTCTCCGCCGGCGCGGAAACCGCGATTCCCAACCTGACCTATAATCGCATCCTGGTCGGATCGATGGGGCGTCCGATCAAGCTGCTGGAAGCCGCCGGCTTCAAGAGCGCATTCGGCGCGGAACCGATCGAGATCAGGGTCGCGCATGCCGCCAACGATACCTCGCAGCATCTTGCCACCTCGCTGGCGGTTTATGTCCATCGCGACAATCCGATCACGCAGCTGACCACGAAGCAGGTCGCGCAGATCCTCACCATCGGCAATGACGGCGGCGACTTCTCGCGTTGGGGCCAGCTCGGCCTCAAGGGCGACTGGACCAAGCGCCTGATCCATCCGCTCGGCACGCCGCAATATAGTGGCTTCGGCACGTGGATGCTGGCCAACCGGCTCGATGGCAAGCCCTACAGCACCCGCTATGAGGAATATTCCTCGACCGACGAATTGCTGAAGCGGCTGGAGAGCGAGCCCGGTGGCATCACCGTCGCCGCGATTGGGCGCGAGACCGACAGGATCAAGCAGGTCGCAGTCGCCGAGACGCCGGGAGGTCCTTTCATTAAGGGCACGCCGACAGAGATCCAGGTCAATAAGTATCCCTATAGCCGCTACCTGTATTTCTACGCGCGCCGCGAAGCGGACGGCAAGATCGACCCGGTCGCTGCCGACTATCTGAAACTGCTGCTCTCGAAGGAGGGGCAGGACATTTTCGCCGCACAGGCCAACGGCTATATCCCGCTCAATGCCGCCGACGCGGCCATCGAACGCGCAAAGCTCGACCAATGA
- a CDS encoding PstS family phosphate ABC transporter substrate-binding protein codes for MKNTLSLLALLIGLSDAHAQNIKPQPATAPKDASYLLPDGRIALHGDDALAPVIDALNAKFAESHPGLKFAPALKGSATALPALAAGATAIGFVVGEATRPDVRAFKAINKHDPLSIRIGYAGHGPRAGGKAPPAVYVNSANPLQGLTMAQLAGLFTSGSPGGDINTWSQLGVTGAWATRRIHLYGQRDDGDFSTSLRLARLGGMPFAGHYEPLADDAAVLLAVAQDPYGIAIVDWLELKQSSNAVRIVPLAAETGKPFVAPDKAGVANGAYPLTPAITLYIAHPPKGPIESFIKDYLTMALSDEGQAIIARFVDSETGFLPLSQDDLLVEREKLKD; via the coding sequence ATGAAAAACACGCTCTCGCTCCTGGCCCTGCTGATCGGCCTCTCAGACGCTCATGCGCAGAACATCAAACCACAGCCGGCCACCGCTCCCAAGGATGCCAGCTATCTGTTGCCAGACGGCCGCATCGCGCTGCATGGCGATGATGCGCTGGCGCCGGTGATCGACGCGCTGAACGCGAAATTCGCGGAGAGCCATCCCGGCCTCAAGTTCGCGCCCGCACTGAAGGGCTCCGCGACGGCGCTGCCCGCACTGGCGGCCGGTGCGACGGCAATCGGTTTCGTCGTCGGCGAAGCGACGCGTCCCGATGTGCGCGCGTTCAAGGCCATCAACAAGCACGATCCGCTCAGCATCAGGATCGGCTATGCCGGCCATGGCCCACGCGCCGGCGGCAAGGCGCCGCCTGCGGTCTATGTGAACAGCGCCAATCCGCTGCAGGGCCTGACGATGGCGCAGCTCGCTGGCCTGTTCACCTCGGGCTCGCCCGGCGGCGATATCAATACCTGGAGCCAGCTCGGCGTGACCGGCGCCTGGGCCACCCGGCGCATCCATCTCTACGGCCAGCGCGATGACGGCGACTTCTCGACCAGCCTGCGGCTAGCGCGTCTCGGGGGCATGCCGTTTGCGGGACATTACGAGCCGCTCGCGGACGATGCCGCCGTGCTGCTGGCGGTGGCGCAGGATCCCTACGGCATCGCCATCGTCGACTGGCTTGAGCTGAAGCAATCGTCGAACGCTGTCCGCATCGTTCCGCTGGCCGCGGAGACCGGCAAACCGTTCGTGGCACCGGACAAGGCCGGCGTCGCAAACGGCGCCTATCCACTGACGCCCGCGATCACGCTTTACATCGCCCATCCGCCGAAAGGGCCGATCGAGTCCTTCATCAAGGACTATCTGACGATGGCGCTGTCGGACGAAGGCCAGGCGATCATCGCGCGCTTCGTTGACAGCGAGACGGGATTTCTGCCGCTGTCGCAGGACGATCTGCTCGTCGAACGCGAGAAGCTGAAGGATTAA